The proteins below are encoded in one region of Puntigrus tetrazona isolate hp1 chromosome 5, ASM1883169v1, whole genome shotgun sequence:
- the LOC122345160 gene encoding MLX-interacting protein isoform X9 encodes MSNTSGSAYFFNMATRETRQYRRATMVKQEQDDDSDAEESTISFKKPDGRESQIIHSGHFMVSSPHTDHPPKKGYDFDTVNKQTCQTYHFGKTSTSHLSIDASLTKLFECMTLAYSGRLVSPKWKNFKGLKLLWRDKIRLNNAIWRAWYMQYVEKRQNPVCHFVTPLDGNMDSGVHRPTEAIATEGKYWKRRIEIVIREYHKWRTYFKKRLQKHKDEDLSSLLKGAEEQFSLFGEVCPDTCRVLLCQDEDVSLGGRRRSRRSRDSPVPMEMDSLFDMDVLMSEFSDTLFSTLASHQPVAWPNPREIAHAGNADMIQPGLIPLQPNLDFMDTFEPLQDLFHTLRQPAFPSTSPTAPSITPLTSSSSQTQASLLSSMDYRLIPSAPLPSHLSVSSQDNGNAVGPPYTQTYMPLFQEQVTPSVPSLLPPPAPPLPPAPQPLQCGGVSAVTTVPQTAPSIPPPSVITHAAPSTVTPTDAATTFSHRTSFELPAAPSPQPAASTSSSLNSQAVGFALPKSILPPVSSKKARHPQRPIVPANPLPSPQLILTVHDGRVSGQGSPLGAEQVPSPQSPLNPTAGMGKNETSQISNAATLQKTVDYIGKLQLERQQMQEETKRLREEIEELNTSISLCQEQLPDTGVPITRHRFDHMREKFDDYVKSRTLQNWKFWIFSVIIQPLFESFNGTVSTTNNTELCETTMQWLDRYCSLPVLRPMVLRTLRQLCTSTSILTDPSLLPEEAKKAALNPKKHSSGS; translated from the exons ATGTCCAACACAAGTGGAAGCGCGTACTTTTTTAATATGGCCACTCGAGAGACGAGGCAATACCGACGGGCCACGATGGTGAAGCAGGAGCAGGACGACGACTCTGACGCAGAGGAGTCGACTATCTCGTTTAAGAAACCGGACGGACGCGAGTCGCAGATCATCCACAGCGGTCATTTTATGGTGTCTTCTCCTCACACCGATCACCCCCCAAAGAAAGGTTACGACTTCGacactgtaaataaacaaacctgCCAGACGTATCACTTCGGGAAGACGAGCACGTCTCATCTCTCTATCGACGCTTCCCTGACGAAGCTCTTTGAGTGCATGACTCTCGCTTACAG TGGAAGGCTGGTGTCACCAAAATGGAAGAACTTCAAAGGCCTCAAGCTGCTGTGGAGAGACAAGATCCGCCTCAATAATGCTATTTGGAGAGCCTGGTATATGCAGT ATGTAGAGAAGAGACAGAACCCCGTTTGTCACTTTGTCACTCCTTTGGATGGCAATATGGACTCAGGAGTACATCGACCAACTGAG GCAATAGCAACAGAAGGAAAGTATTGGAAAAGGAGAATTGAAATTGTCATCAGAGAATATCATAAATGGAGAACATATTTCAAGAAAAGA TTACAGAAACACAAAGATGAAGACCTGTCCAGCCTTCTCAAG GGGGCGGAGGAACAGTTTTCACTCTTTGGGGAAGTGTGTCCAGACACCTGCCGTGTCCTCTTGTGCCAGGATGAGGATGTCAGTCTGGGAGGCCGTCGTAGATCCCGCAGGAGTCGTGATTCGCCTGTTCCAATGGAGATGGACTCGCTCTTCGACATGGACGTGCTCATGTCTGAATTCTCAGACACGCTGTTTTCCACACTGGCCTCTCATCAACCTGTAGCGTGGCCTAACCCGAGGGAGATTG CCCACGCAGGTAATGCAGATATGATCCAGCCAGGACTCATCCCACTGCAGCCCAATCTTGACTTCATGGACACTTTTGAGCCTCTGCAAG ATTTGTTTCACACTCTGCGTCAGCCAGCCTTTCCCTCCACTTCCCCCACTGCCCCATCCATCACCCCCTTAACTAGCAGCAGCTCCCAAACACAG GCTTCTTTGCTGTCGTCCATGGACTACCGCCTCATCCCCTCTGCTCCTTTGCCCAGCCACCTCTCGGTCTCCAGCCAGGACAATGGTAACGCCGTCGGCCCACCCTACACACAAACCTACATGCCTCTTTTCCAAGAGCAAGTGACCCCCTCCGTCCCATCACTCCTGCCTCCGCCAGCTCCTCCTCTCCCACCAGCCCCACAGCCTCTCCAGTGTGGAGGCGTTTCTGCAGTTACCACAGTCCCCCAGACCGCCCCAAGCATCCCACCTCCATCCGTAATAACGCACGCCGCCCCTTCCACAGTAACTCCCACCGATGCAGCCACTACCTTCAGTCACAGAACAAGCTTTGAGCTGCCCGCCGCACCATCTCCACAGCCTGCAGCCTCGACGTCCTCCTCACTCAACTCTCAGGCAGTCGGCTTTGCCTTGCCCAAATCCATTCTGCCCCCTGTCTCTAGCAAAAAGGCCAGACACCCACAGAGACCGATTGTCCCGGCCAACCCGCTGCCATCTCCTCAACTCATACTCACAG tCCACGACGGTCGCGTCTCAGGTCAAGGTTCACCATTGGGAGCAGAACAGGTACCGAGCCCCCAGTCGCCGCTCAACCCTACGGCAGGCATGGGCAAAAATGAAACCAGTCAG ATTAGTAATGCTGCGACACTTCAAAAAACAGTCGACTACATAGGCAAACTACAACTAGAGAGACAGCAGATGCAGGAAGAGACAAAGAGGCTGCGAGAGGAGATTGAGGAGCTTAATACATCTATAAG CTTGTGCCAGGAACAGCTTCCTGATACAGGGGTTCCCATCACACGCCACCGCTTTGACCACATGAGGGAGAAGTTCGACGACTATGTGAAGAGCAGAACTCTTCAGAACTGGAAATTCTGGATA TTTAGCGTCATTATTCAGCCTCTGTTTGAGTCCTTCAATGGGACGGTGTCTACCACCAACAACACAGAGCTGTGTGAAACCACCATGCAGTGGCTGGATCGGTACTGCTCCCTCCCGGTCCTCAGACCTA TGGTCCTCAGGACGTTACGACAGCTCTGTACCAGCACCTCCATCTTGACCGATCCCTCACTTTTGCCTGAGGAAGCTAAAAAGGCTGCTCTCAACCCCAAAAAACATTCCTCAGGATCCTAG
- the LOC122345160 gene encoding MLX-interacting protein isoform X7, protein MSNTSGSAYFFNMATRETRQYRRATMVKQEQDDDSDAEESTISFKKPDGRESQIIHSGHFMVSSPHTDHPPKKGYDFDTVNKQTCQTYHFGKTSTSHLSIDASLTKLFECMTLAYSGRLVSPKWKNFKGLKLLWRDKIRLNNAIWRAWYMQYVEKRQNPVCHFVTPLDGNMDSGVHRPTEAIATEGKYWKRRIEIVIREYHKWRTYFKKRLQKHKDEDLSSLLKGAEEQFSLFGEVCPDTCRVLLCQDEDVSLGGRRRSRRSRDSPVPMEMDSLFDMDVLMSEFSDTLFSTLASHQPVAWPNPREIAHAGNADMIQPGLIPLQPNLDFMDTFEPLQDLFHTLRQPAFPSTSPTAPSITPLTSSSSQTQASLLSSMDYRLIPSAPLPSHLSVSSQDNGNAVGPPYTQTYMPLFQEQVTPSVPSLLPPPAPPLPPAPQPLQCGGVSAVTTVPQTAPSIPPPSVITHAAPSTVTPTDAATTFSHRTSFELPAAPSPQPAASTSSSLNSQAVGFALPKSILPPVSSKKARHPQRPIVPANPLPSPQLILTVHDGRVSGQGSPLGAEQVPSPQSPLNPTAGMGKNETSQGELTTLLTGQPSKSRRVNHISAEQKRRFTINACFKTLCNLVPTLRSQSNISNAATLQKTVDYIGKLQLERQQMQEETKRLREEIEELNTSISLCQEQLPDTGVPITRHRFDHMREKFDDYVKSRTLQNWKFWIFSVIIQPLFESFNGTVSTTNNTELCETTMQWLDRYCSLPVLRPMVLRTLRQLCTSTSILTDPSLLPEEAKKAALNPKKHSSGS, encoded by the exons ATGTCCAACACAAGTGGAAGCGCGTACTTTTTTAATATGGCCACTCGAGAGACGAGGCAATACCGACGGGCCACGATGGTGAAGCAGGAGCAGGACGACGACTCTGACGCAGAGGAGTCGACTATCTCGTTTAAGAAACCGGACGGACGCGAGTCGCAGATCATCCACAGCGGTCATTTTATGGTGTCTTCTCCTCACACCGATCACCCCCCAAAGAAAGGTTACGACTTCGacactgtaaataaacaaacctgCCAGACGTATCACTTCGGGAAGACGAGCACGTCTCATCTCTCTATCGACGCTTCCCTGACGAAGCTCTTTGAGTGCATGACTCTCGCTTACAG TGGAAGGCTGGTGTCACCAAAATGGAAGAACTTCAAAGGCCTCAAGCTGCTGTGGAGAGACAAGATCCGCCTCAATAATGCTATTTGGAGAGCCTGGTATATGCAGT ATGTAGAGAAGAGACAGAACCCCGTTTGTCACTTTGTCACTCCTTTGGATGGCAATATGGACTCAGGAGTACATCGACCAACTGAG GCAATAGCAACAGAAGGAAAGTATTGGAAAAGGAGAATTGAAATTGTCATCAGAGAATATCATAAATGGAGAACATATTTCAAGAAAAGA TTACAGAAACACAAAGATGAAGACCTGTCCAGCCTTCTCAAG GGGGCGGAGGAACAGTTTTCACTCTTTGGGGAAGTGTGTCCAGACACCTGCCGTGTCCTCTTGTGCCAGGATGAGGATGTCAGTCTGGGAGGCCGTCGTAGATCCCGCAGGAGTCGTGATTCGCCTGTTCCAATGGAGATGGACTCGCTCTTCGACATGGACGTGCTCATGTCTGAATTCTCAGACACGCTGTTTTCCACACTGGCCTCTCATCAACCTGTAGCGTGGCCTAACCCGAGGGAGATTG CCCACGCAGGTAATGCAGATATGATCCAGCCAGGACTCATCCCACTGCAGCCCAATCTTGACTTCATGGACACTTTTGAGCCTCTGCAAG ATTTGTTTCACACTCTGCGTCAGCCAGCCTTTCCCTCCACTTCCCCCACTGCCCCATCCATCACCCCCTTAACTAGCAGCAGCTCCCAAACACAG GCTTCTTTGCTGTCGTCCATGGACTACCGCCTCATCCCCTCTGCTCCTTTGCCCAGCCACCTCTCGGTCTCCAGCCAGGACAATGGTAACGCCGTCGGCCCACCCTACACACAAACCTACATGCCTCTTTTCCAAGAGCAAGTGACCCCCTCCGTCCCATCACTCCTGCCTCCGCCAGCTCCTCCTCTCCCACCAGCCCCACAGCCTCTCCAGTGTGGAGGCGTTTCTGCAGTTACCACAGTCCCCCAGACCGCCCCAAGCATCCCACCTCCATCCGTAATAACGCACGCCGCCCCTTCCACAGTAACTCCCACCGATGCAGCCACTACCTTCAGTCACAGAACAAGCTTTGAGCTGCCCGCCGCACCATCTCCACAGCCTGCAGCCTCGACGTCCTCCTCACTCAACTCTCAGGCAGTCGGCTTTGCCTTGCCCAAATCCATTCTGCCCCCTGTCTCTAGCAAAAAGGCCAGACACCCACAGAGACCGATTGTCCCGGCCAACCCGCTGCCATCTCCTCAACTCATACTCACAG tCCACGACGGTCGCGTCTCAGGTCAAGGTTCACCATTGGGAGCAGAACAGGTACCGAGCCCCCAGTCGCCGCTCAACCCTACGGCAGGCATGGGCAAAAATGAAACCAGTCAG GGGGAACTAACAACTCTCTTAACTGGCCAGCCGAGCAAG AGCCGCAGAGTGAATCACATATctgctgagcagaagagacggTTCACCATAAATGCCTGCTTCAAGACACTGTGCAATCTAGTGCCCACTCTCAGGTCTCAATCAAAT ATTAGTAATGCTGCGACACTTCAAAAAACAGTCGACTACATAGGCAAACTACAACTAGAGAGACAGCAGATGCAGGAAGAGACAAAGAGGCTGCGAGAGGAGATTGAGGAGCTTAATACATCTATAAG CTTGTGCCAGGAACAGCTTCCTGATACAGGGGTTCCCATCACACGCCACCGCTTTGACCACATGAGGGAGAAGTTCGACGACTATGTGAAGAGCAGAACTCTTCAGAACTGGAAATTCTGGATA TTTAGCGTCATTATTCAGCCTCTGTTTGAGTCCTTCAATGGGACGGTGTCTACCACCAACAACACAGAGCTGTGTGAAACCACCATGCAGTGGCTGGATCGGTACTGCTCCCTCCCGGTCCTCAGACCTA TGGTCCTCAGGACGTTACGACAGCTCTGTACCAGCACCTCCATCTTGACCGATCCCTCACTTTTGCCTGAGGAAGCTAAAAAGGCTGCTCTCAACCCCAAAAAACATTCCTCAGGATCCTAG
- the LOC122345160 gene encoding MLX-interacting protein isoform X10 produces MDSGVHRPTEAIATEGKYWKRRIEIVIREYHKWRTYFKKRLQKHKDEDLSSLLKGAEEQFSLFGEVCPDTCRVLLCQDEDVSLGGRRRSRRSRDSPVPMEMDSLFDMDVLMSEFSDTLFSTLASHQPVAWPNPREIAHAGNADMIQPGLIPLQPNLDFMDTFEPLQDLFHTLRQPAFPSTSPTAPSITPLTSSSSQTQASLLSSMDYRLIPSAPLPSHLSVSSQDNGNAVGPPYTQTYMPLFQEQVTPSVPSLLPPPAPPLPPAPQPLQCGGVSAVTTVPQTAPSIPPPSVITHAAPSTVTPTDAATTFSHRTSFELPAAPSPQPAASTSSSLNSQAVGFALPKSILPPVSSKKARHPQRPIVPANPLPSPQLILTGPTSAVIVTPSPLSSDVVPSTGMVIASSSIPCGSAGFHILPQTQKSPQLIIPKEETTTTISSNKCNKQQVQSASTVHDGRVSGQGSPLGAEQVPSPQSPLNPTAGMGKNETSQGELTTLLTGQPSKSRRVNHISAEQKRRFTINACFKTLCNLVPTLRSQSNISNAATLQKTVDYIGKLQLERQQMQEETKRLREEIEELNTSISLCQEQLPDTGVPITRHRFDHMREKFDDYVKSRTLQNWKFWIFSVIIQPLFESFNGTVSTTNNTELCETTMQWLDRYCSLPVLRPMVLRTLRQLCTSTSILTDPSLLPEEAKKAALNPKKHSSGS; encoded by the exons ATGGACTCAGGAGTACATCGACCAACTGAG GCAATAGCAACAGAAGGAAAGTATTGGAAAAGGAGAATTGAAATTGTCATCAGAGAATATCATAAATGGAGAACATATTTCAAGAAAAGA TTACAGAAACACAAAGATGAAGACCTGTCCAGCCTTCTCAAG GGGGCGGAGGAACAGTTTTCACTCTTTGGGGAAGTGTGTCCAGACACCTGCCGTGTCCTCTTGTGCCAGGATGAGGATGTCAGTCTGGGAGGCCGTCGTAGATCCCGCAGGAGTCGTGATTCGCCTGTTCCAATGGAGATGGACTCGCTCTTCGACATGGACGTGCTCATGTCTGAATTCTCAGACACGCTGTTTTCCACACTGGCCTCTCATCAACCTGTAGCGTGGCCTAACCCGAGGGAGATTG CCCACGCAGGTAATGCAGATATGATCCAGCCAGGACTCATCCCACTGCAGCCCAATCTTGACTTCATGGACACTTTTGAGCCTCTGCAAG ATTTGTTTCACACTCTGCGTCAGCCAGCCTTTCCCTCCACTTCCCCCACTGCCCCATCCATCACCCCCTTAACTAGCAGCAGCTCCCAAACACAG GCTTCTTTGCTGTCGTCCATGGACTACCGCCTCATCCCCTCTGCTCCTTTGCCCAGCCACCTCTCGGTCTCCAGCCAGGACAATGGTAACGCCGTCGGCCCACCCTACACACAAACCTACATGCCTCTTTTCCAAGAGCAAGTGACCCCCTCCGTCCCATCACTCCTGCCTCCGCCAGCTCCTCCTCTCCCACCAGCCCCACAGCCTCTCCAGTGTGGAGGCGTTTCTGCAGTTACCACAGTCCCCCAGACCGCCCCAAGCATCCCACCTCCATCCGTAATAACGCACGCCGCCCCTTCCACAGTAACTCCCACCGATGCAGCCACTACCTTCAGTCACAGAACAAGCTTTGAGCTGCCCGCCGCACCATCTCCACAGCCTGCAGCCTCGACGTCCTCCTCACTCAACTCTCAGGCAGTCGGCTTTGCCTTGCCCAAATCCATTCTGCCCCCTGTCTCTAGCAAAAAGGCCAGACACCCACAGAGACCGATTGTCCCGGCCAACCCGCTGCCATCTCCTCAACTCATACTCACAG GTCCCACCAGTGCTGTCATTGTCACTCCGTCTCCTCTCAGCTCTGATGTTGTCCCCAGCACTGGTATGGTCATTGCCTCCTCCAGTATTCCTTGT GGTTCTGCTGGTTTTCATATTCTCCCTCAGACTCAGAAGTCGCCGCAGCTAATCATACCCAAAGAAGAAACTACCACAACCATATCCAGCAACAAGTGTAACAAGCAGCAAGTGCAGTCAGCAAGTACAG tCCACGACGGTCGCGTCTCAGGTCAAGGTTCACCATTGGGAGCAGAACAGGTACCGAGCCCCCAGTCGCCGCTCAACCCTACGGCAGGCATGGGCAAAAATGAAACCAGTCAG GGGGAACTAACAACTCTCTTAACTGGCCAGCCGAGCAAG AGCCGCAGAGTGAATCACATATctgctgagcagaagagacggTTCACCATAAATGCCTGCTTCAAGACACTGTGCAATCTAGTGCCCACTCTCAGGTCTCAATCAAAT ATTAGTAATGCTGCGACACTTCAAAAAACAGTCGACTACATAGGCAAACTACAACTAGAGAGACAGCAGATGCAGGAAGAGACAAAGAGGCTGCGAGAGGAGATTGAGGAGCTTAATACATCTATAAG CTTGTGCCAGGAACAGCTTCCTGATACAGGGGTTCCCATCACACGCCACCGCTTTGACCACATGAGGGAGAAGTTCGACGACTATGTGAAGAGCAGAACTCTTCAGAACTGGAAATTCTGGATA TTTAGCGTCATTATTCAGCCTCTGTTTGAGTCCTTCAATGGGACGGTGTCTACCACCAACAACACAGAGCTGTGTGAAACCACCATGCAGTGGCTGGATCGGTACTGCTCCCTCCCGGTCCTCAGACCTA TGGTCCTCAGGACGTTACGACAGCTCTGTACCAGCACCTCCATCTTGACCGATCCCTCACTTTTGCCTGAGGAAGCTAAAAAGGCTGCTCTCAACCCCAAAAAACATTCCTCAGGATCCTAG
- the LOC122345160 gene encoding MLX-interacting protein isoform X8, translating to MSNTSGSAYFFNMATRETRQYRRATMVKQEQDDDSDAEESTISFKKPDGRESQIIHSGHFMVSSPHTDHPPKKGYDFDTVNKQTCQTYHFGKTSTSHLSIDASLTKLFECMTLAYSGRLVSPKWKNFKGLKLLWRDKIRLNNAIWRAWYMQYVEKRQNPVCHFVTPLDGNMDSGVHRPTEAIATEGKYWKRRIEIVIREYHKWRTYFKKRLQKHKDEDLSSLLKGAEEQFSLFGEVCPDTCRVLLCQDEDVSLGGRRRSRRSRDSPVPMEMDSLFDMDVLMSEFSDTLFSTLASHQPVAWPNPREIAHAGNADMIQPGLIPLQPNLDFMDTFEPLQDLFHTLRQPAFPSTSPTAPSITPLTSSSSQTQASLLSSMDYRLIPSAPLPSHLSVSSQDNGNAVGPPYTQTYMPLFQEQVTPSVPSLLPPPAPPLPPAPQPLQCGGVSAVTTVPQTAPSIPPPSVITHAAPSTVTPTDAATTFSHRTSFELPAAPSPQPAASTSSSLNSQAVGFALPKSILPPVSSKKARHPQRPIVPANPLPSPQLILTVHDGRVSGQGSPLGAEQVPSPQSPLNPTAGMGKNETSQSRRVNHISAEQKRRFTINACFKTLCNLVPTLRSQSNISNAATLQKTVDYIGKLQLERQQMQEETKRLREEIEELNTSISLCQEQLPDTGVPITRHRFDHMREKFDDYVKSRTLQNWKFWIFSVIIQPLFESFNGTVSTTNNTELCETTMQWLDRYCSLPVLRPMVLRTLRQLCTSTSILTDPSLLPEEAKKAALNPKKHSSGS from the exons ATGTCCAACACAAGTGGAAGCGCGTACTTTTTTAATATGGCCACTCGAGAGACGAGGCAATACCGACGGGCCACGATGGTGAAGCAGGAGCAGGACGACGACTCTGACGCAGAGGAGTCGACTATCTCGTTTAAGAAACCGGACGGACGCGAGTCGCAGATCATCCACAGCGGTCATTTTATGGTGTCTTCTCCTCACACCGATCACCCCCCAAAGAAAGGTTACGACTTCGacactgtaaataaacaaacctgCCAGACGTATCACTTCGGGAAGACGAGCACGTCTCATCTCTCTATCGACGCTTCCCTGACGAAGCTCTTTGAGTGCATGACTCTCGCTTACAG TGGAAGGCTGGTGTCACCAAAATGGAAGAACTTCAAAGGCCTCAAGCTGCTGTGGAGAGACAAGATCCGCCTCAATAATGCTATTTGGAGAGCCTGGTATATGCAGT ATGTAGAGAAGAGACAGAACCCCGTTTGTCACTTTGTCACTCCTTTGGATGGCAATATGGACTCAGGAGTACATCGACCAACTGAG GCAATAGCAACAGAAGGAAAGTATTGGAAAAGGAGAATTGAAATTGTCATCAGAGAATATCATAAATGGAGAACATATTTCAAGAAAAGA TTACAGAAACACAAAGATGAAGACCTGTCCAGCCTTCTCAAG GGGGCGGAGGAACAGTTTTCACTCTTTGGGGAAGTGTGTCCAGACACCTGCCGTGTCCTCTTGTGCCAGGATGAGGATGTCAGTCTGGGAGGCCGTCGTAGATCCCGCAGGAGTCGTGATTCGCCTGTTCCAATGGAGATGGACTCGCTCTTCGACATGGACGTGCTCATGTCTGAATTCTCAGACACGCTGTTTTCCACACTGGCCTCTCATCAACCTGTAGCGTGGCCTAACCCGAGGGAGATTG CCCACGCAGGTAATGCAGATATGATCCAGCCAGGACTCATCCCACTGCAGCCCAATCTTGACTTCATGGACACTTTTGAGCCTCTGCAAG ATTTGTTTCACACTCTGCGTCAGCCAGCCTTTCCCTCCACTTCCCCCACTGCCCCATCCATCACCCCCTTAACTAGCAGCAGCTCCCAAACACAG GCTTCTTTGCTGTCGTCCATGGACTACCGCCTCATCCCCTCTGCTCCTTTGCCCAGCCACCTCTCGGTCTCCAGCCAGGACAATGGTAACGCCGTCGGCCCACCCTACACACAAACCTACATGCCTCTTTTCCAAGAGCAAGTGACCCCCTCCGTCCCATCACTCCTGCCTCCGCCAGCTCCTCCTCTCCCACCAGCCCCACAGCCTCTCCAGTGTGGAGGCGTTTCTGCAGTTACCACAGTCCCCCAGACCGCCCCAAGCATCCCACCTCCATCCGTAATAACGCACGCCGCCCCTTCCACAGTAACTCCCACCGATGCAGCCACTACCTTCAGTCACAGAACAAGCTTTGAGCTGCCCGCCGCACCATCTCCACAGCCTGCAGCCTCGACGTCCTCCTCACTCAACTCTCAGGCAGTCGGCTTTGCCTTGCCCAAATCCATTCTGCCCCCTGTCTCTAGCAAAAAGGCCAGACACCCACAGAGACCGATTGTCCCGGCCAACCCGCTGCCATCTCCTCAACTCATACTCACAG tCCACGACGGTCGCGTCTCAGGTCAAGGTTCACCATTGGGAGCAGAACAGGTACCGAGCCCCCAGTCGCCGCTCAACCCTACGGCAGGCATGGGCAAAAATGAAACCAGTCAG AGCCGCAGAGTGAATCACATATctgctgagcagaagagacggTTCACCATAAATGCCTGCTTCAAGACACTGTGCAATCTAGTGCCCACTCTCAGGTCTCAATCAAAT ATTAGTAATGCTGCGACACTTCAAAAAACAGTCGACTACATAGGCAAACTACAACTAGAGAGACAGCAGATGCAGGAAGAGACAAAGAGGCTGCGAGAGGAGATTGAGGAGCTTAATACATCTATAAG CTTGTGCCAGGAACAGCTTCCTGATACAGGGGTTCCCATCACACGCCACCGCTTTGACCACATGAGGGAGAAGTTCGACGACTATGTGAAGAGCAGAACTCTTCAGAACTGGAAATTCTGGATA TTTAGCGTCATTATTCAGCCTCTGTTTGAGTCCTTCAATGGGACGGTGTCTACCACCAACAACACAGAGCTGTGTGAAACCACCATGCAGTGGCTGGATCGGTACTGCTCCCTCCCGGTCCTCAGACCTA TGGTCCTCAGGACGTTACGACAGCTCTGTACCAGCACCTCCATCTTGACCGATCCCTCACTTTTGCCTGAGGAAGCTAAAAAGGCTGCTCTCAACCCCAAAAAACATTCCTCAGGATCCTAG